One Bacteroidota bacterium genomic region harbors:
- the folP gene encoding dihydropteroate synthase: MAELRVDPWQIPLRDRVLSLRDRVMVMGVLNVTPDSFSDGGLYMDPEAALRRAEEMLAEGAEILDIGGESTRPKGRFYGEGAQPVSAEEELRRILPVIEAIRSRFPEAILSVDTYKASVARAALEAGAHMINDISGGTFDPDMLPTVAAFGAPIVLMHLVGSPRHIVHEAPFVDVVAEVKAALARAVRRAEEAGIQYCLIDPGFGFGKRPSDNLRLVRDLDRLQSLGRPIVIGVSRKSTLGVVLGGAPPSARLYAGLAATAVAVLRGARVIRTHDVRPTVELVRTLEAIQHPERLERDVHP, encoded by the coding sequence ATGGCGGAGCTTCGCGTAGACCCCTGGCAAATCCCGCTACGGGATCGGGTCCTTTCGCTGCGGGATCGGGTGATGGTCATGGGGGTGCTCAACGTCACGCCCGATTCCTTTAGCGACGGCGGCCTGTATATGGACCCCGAGGCCGCGCTCCGAAGGGCCGAGGAGATGCTCGCCGAGGGCGCGGAGATCCTCGACATAGGGGGGGAATCGACCCGACCTAAGGGGCGATTTTACGGAGAGGGAGCCCAGCCGGTCTCAGCCGAAGAGGAGCTCAGGCGCATCTTGCCCGTAATCGAGGCCATTCGGAGCCGCTTTCCGGAGGCGATCCTCTCGGTCGACACCTACAAAGCCTCCGTGGCCCGGGCGGCCCTGGAGGCCGGAGCCCACATGATAAACGATATCAGCGGAGGGACGTTCGATCCGGACATGCTGCCTACGGTGGCAGCCTTCGGAGCGCCGATTGTGCTCATGCATCTTGTGGGGAGCCCTCGGCATATCGTTCACGAGGCCCCCTTTGTAGACGTAGTCGCAGAGGTCAAAGCCGCCCTGGCCCGCGCCGTGCGACGAGCCGAAGAGGCCGGCATTCAGTACTGCCTTATTGACCCAGGCTTCGGCTTCGGCAAGCGGCCGTCGGATAATCTGCGCCTTGTTCGGGATCTGGACCGACTGCAATCTCTAGGTCGTCCCATCGTGATCGGGGTCTCGCGCAAATCCACCCTTGGGGTCGTGCTGGGCGGGGCCCCTCCCTCGGCGCGGCTCTATGCGGGGCTTGCCGCCACGGCTGTGGCCGTGCTGCGGGGCGCGCGCGTCATCCGCACCCATGATGTGCGTCCGACGGTCGAGCTCGTACGCACGCTAGAGGCCATTCAGCATCCCGAACGGCTTGAGCGGGACGTCCACCCATGA